One part of the Rutidosis leptorrhynchoides isolate AG116_Rl617_1_P2 chromosome 1, CSIRO_AGI_Rlap_v1, whole genome shotgun sequence genome encodes these proteins:
- the LOC139885887 gene encoding cold-responsive protein kinase 1-like: MGCFSFFFRGGRHPPKGFPEFEDELSDVQNLKLYTYKELKSATDDFSPANKIGEGGFGPVYKGRLRHGKDAAIKVLSAESKQGAREFLTEIKVISDIEHENLTKLCGCCVEGNHRILVYDYIENNSLLQTLLGGGHSSIQFNWRTRTKICIGIARGLAYLHEVVRPHIVHRDIKASNILLDKDLTPKISDFGLAKLIPANMTHVSTRVAGTIGYLAPEYAIRGQLTRRADVYSFGVLLVEIVSGRCNTNSLLPFDEQYILERTWDLYERNELVELVDTAMYGDFDAEEACKYLKIGLLCTQDNPKLRPVMSTVVKMLTGDIKIDEDKITKPGLISDFMDLKVRSNPNKTVPAKIDEKNIITSATTSPGSDNAEHSLLSSNTTSQSTFTFSEAWDRTT; the protein is encoded by the exons ATGGgttgtttttctttcttttttcgtgGGGGAAGACACCCACCAAAAGGCTTTCCTGAATTCGAAGACG AATTATCTGATGTTCAGAATCTTAAACTTTACACCTACAAAGAGCTAAAATCCGCTACCGATGATTTTAGCCCCGCCAACAAGATTGGGGAAGGTGGATTCGGTCCCGTTTATAAG GGTAGACTAAGACATGGGAAAGATGCTGCTATAAAGGTTCTTTCTGCTGAATCGAAACAAGGAGCAAGAGAGTTCTTAACCGAAATCAAAGTGATTTCTGACATCGAGCACGAAAACTTAACAAAGCTTTGTGGATGTTGCGTTGAAGGGAATCATAGAATATTGGTATACGATTACATTGAGAATAACAGCTTGCTTCAGACCCTTCTTG GTGGGGGCCACAGTTCGATACAATTTAATTGGCGAACAAGAACTAAGATTTGCATTGGAATTGCACGCGGGCTTGCTTATCTTCATGAGGTAGTGCGTCCGCATATAGTTCACCGGGATATTAAAGCAAGCAATATTCTTCTTGATAAAGATTTAACGCCTAAGATTTCGGACTTTGGTTTAGCAAAATTAATACCGGCCAATATGACACATGTTAGCACACGAGTGGCTGGAACAAT TGGTTATTTGGCACCCGAGTATGCAATTAGAGGCCAGTTGACACGTAGAGCAGACGTTTATAGTTTTGGTGTACTTCTTGTGGAAATTGTTAGTGGGAGATGCAACACAAATTCGCTGTTACCTTTTGATGAACAATATATTCTCGAGAGG ACGTGGGATCTTTATGAAAGAAACGAGTTGGTGGAACTTGTAGATACAGCAATGTATGGAGATTTCGATGCAGAAGAGGCTTGTAAATACTTAAAGATTGGTCTTTTATGCACCCAAGATAATCCAAAGCTACGACCCGTGATGTCAACTGTGGTCAAGATGTTAACGGGCGATATAAAAATCGATGAAGACAAGATCACAAAACCAGGCCTCATTTCAGATTTCATGGACCTAAAGGTTAGAAGCAACCCCAATAAAACTGTTCCTGCCAAAATTGATGAAAAGAATATCATCACATCTGCGACTACATCACCCGGTTCTGATAATGCCGAACATTCGTTATTATCATCAAATACCACATCACAATCTACCTTCACCTTTTCAGAAGCATGGGATCGAACTACCTAA